The Spiroplasma endosymbiont of Atherix ibis nucleotide sequence AAGCTCAAAAAAATAATAAAACTAAAAATAGAACTTATTTAGATTATATTACACGAGGGGATGCTATTTATAAATTAAATCTAACTAAAAATGAGTTAATTGAATTAAATAAATTAAGAGAAACTAACTCAAAGGAATATTATAAAAAAATAGAGTATTTAAAAACTGTAAAAGAGGAAGTTACCGGAGTTTGAAGTAAAGAAGGATTAGTAAATGAAGAAAGATTAGGAGAAATTAAATCTAATTTATTAAAAATAAATCAAGAAAAGCAATTTGTTTGAGATACAGTTATTTCATTTGAATCTGCTTTTGTTGAAAAGTATAAAATATATTCTCCTGAAATTGTTCATGATGTTTTAAAAGATAGAATAAATATGCTTTTTAAATCTAAAGGCATTAACTCTGATAAAATGGAATGATTTTTTACTTTTCATAAAAATACTGACAATCCTCATGTGCATTTATTATTCTTTGAAAAAGAACCAACAAGATGCTTAAAAGGATATGAACCAAAATATCATTTTGATAAACATCTTTTAGAGGATTTTCGCTTTAGATTTGCAACTGACTTAATATTAAAAGAACAAAACATAGAGTATAAAGATTTTATGAAAAAGAGAGAAAATCTTGTAAATCATTTTAAACAAAGTTTAAAAGAACCAATAATTTGACAAACTTCTTCTTGAATGGATGTAAAAGAGATCTATAATGATTTAACATCTGATTATGAAAAAATAGTATATGAAATTAATAAATATAATTATGAAAATAATAGAGCGAAATTTAAAAAAGTAAATTCCTTAAAATATAATCTTTTAAATAAAACAGAAAAACAAAGAATTAATAAAATTATTAATCATATTTTAAAAAACGATAAAAATATTAGTCAAGAGTTTAAAGTTTATGTAAAAAATTTACAAGGTTATCAAAATGCAGTCAATGAAATAAATAATAATAAAGATAGTAAATTTATCTATGAGTCTCTTTATGGCAGAGATGGACTATATTCAAGAATTGGCAATAGAATTTTGTATGCAATAAAAAGAAATATTGATATATCAAGAAAAGGTATTATTTCAGCAAAATATTATCCAAAAATAAGAAAAATAAGAATCTCTATTATAAGTGATTTATTGATTAAAATTTCTAAGTTAATAAAAATTATGAATAGTTATGTTTCATTTGAAACAAATAAAACAGAGGAAATATTTAAAGAAAGAGAAAGAACTAAAAAATAGTTATGCAAACTTTAGAACAAATTACTTCTATAATTGGAGCTATAGTTATTCTTTTATTAATAATTTTTATTTGAAAATATTTAAAATGTCAAAAAATACTTAGAAAAATGAATAAAAAAGAAATTGATGAAATTACTATTAATGTATTTTTTAGAAAAAAAACTTATTATCGTTTTATTTTAAAAAATAAAATTAAATTATATAAATTATTTTTGTTAATTTTGTTAATTATTTTTGTATTACTTTTAGCTATTAGTGGAGGAGTTAAATATGCATAAGATTTCAAAAAAGAAAAGATGATTAGTTACAACTATTTTTTTTCTTATTGGTTTAATTATATTGATTAGTCTTTTTTTATTAATTAAATATGAAATAGTAAAAGTTAAACTTTTAATAAAGTATAAAAATTTTCTATTTATTCCTTTTATTGGATTGGTAGGATGATATTTTTATATAACTTGAAAAATAATATTTAATAATAAATCAAAAAAAGCTGTAAAGAATGTTGATACAAATAAAATAAAAGATTTTGGAATTGCAAGATGAATGCACAATGAAACAGAAATAAGTAATTTAAGTAAACAAGAAAAAACCTTAAAAGAGTTTCATCATTACTTTGGTTGTGATATTAAAAAATGTTGTAAACCTAAAAAAGAAATAATAAAAAAAGCTGCATGAGTTATAAATTGTCAATATAGAACAAAAGATAAAAATACTCTTGTTGTTCCTCCATTAGCTAAAAACTTTGAATATTATGATGGAGAAAACAATATTTTAGATACTGAGAAGTATTCAAATAGTTTAGAAAAATGAGAATTAGAAATAGATAAATATCATTTTAAATATAATATTGTATATCATACTTTAGAAAAACTTCATTTATTAGTAATGGGTTCAACAGGTAGTGGTAAAACTCAAAAACTTATTTTTCCTGGTATTATTAGAAATGCCTTTTTAGATAATAAAGAACAACCAACAATGGTAATTACTGATCCTAAAGGAGAAATTTATGAACAAACTAGTGGAATACTTGAATTACAAGGCTATGATGTAAAAGTATTAAATTTTAGAGATACTACAACAAGTTATTCATGAAATCCTTTATATATTAGCTGAAAGTATAGAAAAGAAGCTATTAATTATAGAAACGAATATACTTTTGTTAAAACATTTACAAATTTAGTTACTGTAAAAGAATACATAAATAAAGAAGTTATTGAACTACATAATTCACAAACTCAATTATTATGTTCAATTCATGATACTAAAAATTGTATAGATTGTGTTGAAAACTTTCAAAAAGAAATATTAAATAACGGTTGAGAAAAAGGAGAAGAAATAAAATTATATGTTTCAAATGGTAGATTTCATATAAATGAATATGACTTTGAAATAAAAGTAGAGAATCATATTAAAAATTTAAAGTCCTTATCTGAAAAAGAGATAATGAATCTAGCAAGTATTATTATTCAAACTTCTGATAATGGAGATCCTTTTTGAGTTAATGCATCAAGAACCTTTTTTATAGGAATAGCAGTTATTATGTTAGAAATTATGGATAAAAATCAAGATGCTTTACCTTTAGAAAAATTTAATATTGTAAATATAATTAAAATGATGGATGAAACAAATTTTGAAGAATGAATAGAGAAATTTAGAGATGTTAAAAATAAAGATGGCGAGGATTCTTTTGGATTAAATCAAATTCTTACAGTAGTGAATTCAAGTGAACAGACTCAAAAATCCATTATAACAACAGCTAAAGCAGAAACAACTCTTTATACTTTTACAAGTGTTCAAGGAATGTTATGCAGTACACAAAATTTAATAAATATGGAAGAAATAGCTTATGGAGAAAAACCCACAATTTTATATTTAATTGTTCCAGATGATGATAAAACATTTCATCCTTTAGTAGCTTGTTTTGTAGATCAATTGTATAAAACTTCAGTTAAAGTAGCTACAAATAATAAAGTTAGTGGTAGATTAAAAGAAGCTACATTATCTAGACAAATTCAGTTTTATTTAGATGAATTTGGTAACTTTCCTAAAATACCAACATTTGCACAAATGATTACTGTAGCTAGAAGTAGAAATATTTTCTTTATGTTAATTTTGCAAGACTATGGTCAATTAAAAACTGCTTATGGAGAAACTGAATCACAAACTATTAAATATAACTGTAATGCAAGTATTTATATTAGAACTAATGATTCATCAACTGCAGATGAGTTATCAAAAGAATATGGAGAAAAGCCAATAGTAGCTTTTAATATTAATGATAAGTTTAATAGAGTAGAGAAAAAAGATTATAAAAATAAAAAAGAAGAGGAAACTACTAATGTTACAACTGTTCCTTTAATTAGGGGAAATGAAATATTAAATTTAGATGATAATTTTATGATAGTTAAAAAAAGTGGTAAAAACCCTGCTTTGCTTCATTCAATATATTCTTATAAAGTTAAAAAATTTAAAGAATATATGAGTTATAAACGTAGTTTTGTTCCTTCTAATTCAATTAATTATAAGAAAAATCACTATTTTAATTTTATAGATAATGATTATCAAGAGTGAATTAATTATATTGGAGCAGATAAAGAATTAGCAGAATGAGAGTCTTTAAATAATTTAGATAATTTAGAAATAGAAAATAATTTGGATTTTAATAATAGTTCGATTGAAGATTATCACAATTATAATTACAAGTCTTTATTAGAAGAACAAAATAAGAATATAGTTTTGCAAAAGCAAAATATTAAATCAAAACACTTAAAAGAAATAGTTCAACAAGTAGAAGAAAATGAGGAACTAGATGATGAAAATGAAGAGTTAACTTCAATGTTTTATGACATTGAAGAAAAGTTTAGAAATAAAAAAAGTATGAAAGATCAAATAGAAAAAAATTATTTTAAATTAGAAAAAATTAAAGAAAGTTATTATAAATATTCTAATCTGTTACCAAATGAAATGACTACAAAACAAAAGCAAGAATATAATAGTTTATATGAACAACAGCTTAAAATAGCTGAAGAAAATAAAAAAATACTTGAGAGATGTAAAAACTCAAAATATTAGTTTATATGCATTTATTTTCTTAGTTTCGGTTTCACCGAAAAAAATGATATCACTTAACATAGTTTGTGAGAAAATACTCCTTTAAAAAAGGAGTATTTTTTATATAAATATGAAGTGATATCACTCTCTATCCTGCTACACTTCGTGAATTAGATATTTATAAATATTGAGTTAAAATTATTAGTTTTAACAGAGAAAATGGTTTATACTTTTAATGTATAAAAAATAATAATTATAATAGTTAAAAGAAGAACTAAAGGATAAATTTAATATTATGAAAAATAAGAAATATTATGCTGTTAAAAAAGGAAAAACACCAGGTATTTATTCTTCATGAAAAGAATGTGAAGAACAAATTAAAGGTTTTTCAGGTCAAGAATATAAATCTTTTTTAACTGAAGAAGAAGCACAAAAATATTTAGATTTTAATAAAGAAGTTACAGAAATAGATGAATCAAATTTTGTTTTAGTAGCTTATACAGATGGAAGTTTTGATCCTCAAACTGAAGATATTTTTAAAGCTGGAGGAGTAATTATAAAAGAAAATAAAATAATTAAGAAAATTTCTTATAAATATAAAGAAAAAAGATGAATGTCATCAAACAATATAGCTGGTGAAATTGCTGCTGTTATGGAAGTTATTTTATGAGCTATTAAAAATAATTATAAAAATATTCTAATTTATGTAGACTATGAAGGAATAATTAAATGATCAAATAATGAATGATTAGCAAAAGAAAATATTTCAAAAGATTTTAAGTATTTTCTAAATGAGTATAAAAAAGATATAATTATAAAATTTAAAAAAGTTAAATCCCATTCCAATAATTTATTTAATGATTTAGCAGATAGTTTAGCTAAACAAGGAAAGGATTTTAAAAGTGCATCAGATTTAATAAATCGAATGTATAATTATGTAAATCCATTTGAAATAGATAAATATATTGAAACTGCAATAACAAAAAAATTTAAAACATTAGAATTAGTTAATAGAAATAATAATAAAATAAAAGAAGAATTTATTTTAAAAGATACAGTTTCAAACGACGAATTTACTTTTTCTATTAGTAAAAATGGTTTATTTACTATGTATCAAGAAAAAGAAGAAAATATAAAAAAACAAGGATTTAAGTTTAAAGAATATATCGATAAAAATTTTAGTCAAGAAATTAAACGTAAAAATAAAATAATATCTATTAAAACTAATATAATTTCATTTGAAGAAATTTTGAAAATACTTGAAAATTATAATTTTAATAAAATTGATAATAAGCAAATTAATGTAAAGGATGCTAGTGACAATAAATTAACTATTAATTTTTATAAGAATTCTTTAGTAATTCAAGGAGGTTTAACTTCACTTTTTATAGAAGTAGTTTTTTTATTAATAAATTATTTTAAAAATATTTTATTGGATCAAGAAATTATCAATATTATTGAAAATATTATAGATGAATTTGATTATGAACAAAAAGAAAATACAGATTTTGATTCAGATATTGAATTATTAGAAAATATACCTGATAGTTTAAAAGAATTAATTAGACAGACTCCAAAGTTAATAGTAATTATAAGAAATTATGATGATAATTTTAAAGATTATTGTTTTATTCTTACATCTACTTTTAGAGTTTTAGAAACTCTAATAGCAGATTTTATAATGAAGAAAAGTTCAAAAAAACCCCCTTTATTAATAAAAAAAGATGGTTGAATTAAATTTAATATTTTTAATAAAAATAAAGAGGGTGAAAGAATAATTACAGATAAAACTATTTCAGAGGATAACTCGTTATTGATTATTGAAGGATATAACCTATATAAAGAATATAGAAATTCATACTTGCATGGAAATTTATTACCTGATAATTTAAAAAAAATAAACTCATTAGAAGAAGTAGAAAATATTTTTAATAAAATTTTAGAGTGAATTAAAAAAATTAATGATAAGATATAATACAAAAGAATTTAGGTGATTATTATGAAAAAAATTAAATATTATAAAAATATTGAAAATGATAAATTTGATTTTTTAATATCATTTGAAACTGAAGAATTATTTAATAATTTTATTACTAAAAATAATCATACTAATAGTATAAAGAAAAATAATATAGATAATATAGTTTGTAAGGTTAATAAAGATTATTTTTATTTACCTATTAAAGATAATAAAATTGATCTATTAAAGTCAAGAAAAGTTTCAAAAACATTTATAAATTTTGAAAAATTAATTGTATTAAAAAATTTTTCTATTTAATAAGTTAGAATTTAATTATCAAGAAATATAATTAGAGAAAAGCTATTATATTTTAATAGTTAATTTTGTATAACTATTTATTTACAAAAATAGCATAAAATAAATAAATTAGATAAATAAAAATGTATATTACTTTAAATAATTTTTTAATATATAATATAAATAGTTCACAAGAGATATGTTAGGAAACTAACTTATCTCTTTTTTTATTTTCTAGCATATTTTTTAGGAACCAATGAATAAGGAGAAAATAATATGAAGAAATTAATTAATTTAATATTAAATAGCCTAAATAATCCAGATGTTATTAAAAAAATATCAGAATCTATAGTAGAAAATTCAATATTAAATGAAAAAATTGACAATATTGAAGTTATGAATTTAGGGAGAAATTCTAAAACTTTACTAAGAGATTATGATAATGTTGAATCTGCGGTTCAAGAAGTTATTGAGAAAGAAATAATTCCATCTATAAAACAAAAAAATAAGAAAAATGAATATATAAGATAATGAATCAAATCTTATTTTATTTTTCTATTGGAATAAATTTCTTAGCTGATTCGAATGAATCTGGAATAAGTGGAGAGCCAATTAAAGAATGAGTATTAGGTAAAGTTACTCCAATTTTAGGAATTTTTTCTTTTGCTGTAGTTATTTGTGTTGTATTTTGAATTGCAGGATTTTGAATAAGTTATGCTGTTGCAGATGAAGATGCAAAACAAGAAAAAGTTAATAATGTGGAATATGATTTAATTGATGATGCATTATCTAGATAAAATATCCTAAAATAGCAAAATTCATATTTTGCTATTTTATTTATATATGAAAAAAGTAATATTAAGTTTATTTTTATTTATGAATTTAAGTTATATTCCATTAAAACAGTTTAATAATAATATTGAACAAAAAGAGTTAAAAAATAATTTGGAAGATATTTCAAATTATAGTTATGATCCTTCATATCCTAGTTTTAATTTATATTCAGATTTTTATTCAAGAACTCAAAGACTTTATATTGATAGTGGTAAAGAAGTTGATTCATTACCAAGTTGTTCAAATTGCAGTGATCAAAGACATAACAAAGTTAGTAACGGAGAATGATATTATTCTGAATGACAAGCAAAAGAAATAAATGTATTAAATTATGCTCCAAATAAGCAAGTTTTTTTAGATAATTATAAAGAGATTAAAGTTAGTTTTTATTATAATTACAACACCTGAGATGGAGGAACAGGATGAAGTGATAATGATGAGAAAAATATATCACCTAGACTAAATAAAGATATAGATTATAATTTCTCATCAAATAGTGGATGAATATATGCACATTCTTATCACAATGAAATTAATAAAGCTCTTTTAAAAATAGAGTTTGGAC carries:
- the mobL gene encoding relaxase MobL — its product is MNTPFNEYKNFKSPVVFKIKPKDKLGKTRNDISKRIEYYYSGKAQKNNKTKNRTYLDYITRGDAIYKLNLTKNELIELNKLRETNSKEYYKKIEYLKTVKEEVTGVWSKEGLVNEERLGEIKSNLLKINQEKQFVWDTVISFESAFVEKYKIYSPEIVHDVLKDRINMLFKSKGINSDKMEWFFTFHKNTDNPHVHLLFFEKEPTRCLKGYEPKYHFDKHLLEDFRFRFATDLILKEQNIEYKDFMKKRENLVNHFKQSLKEPIIWQTSSWMDVKEIYNDLTSDYEKIVYEINKYNYENNRAKFKKVNSLKYNLLNKTEKQRINKIINHILKNDKNISQEFKVYVKNLQGYQNAVNEINNNKDSKFIYESLYGRDGLYSRIGNRILYAIKRNIDISRKGIISAKYYPKIRKIRISIISDLLIKISKLIKIMNSYVSFETNKTEEIFKERERTKK
- a CDS encoding type IV secretory system conjugative DNA transfer family protein, whose translation is MHKISKKKRWLVTTIFFLIGLIILISLFLLIKYEIVKVKLLIKYKNFLFIPFIGLVGWYFYITWKIIFNNKSKKAVKNVDTNKIKDFGIARWMHNETEISNLSKQEKTLKEFHHYFGCDIKKCCKPKKEIIKKAAWVINCQYRTKDKNTLVVPPLAKNFEYYDGENNILDTEKYSNSLEKWELEIDKYHFKYNIVYHTLEKLHLLVMGSTGSGKTQKLIFPGIIRNAFLDNKEQPTMVITDPKGEIYEQTSGILELQGYDVKVLNFRDTTTSYSWNPLYISWKYRKEAINYRNEYTFVKTFTNLVTVKEYINKEVIELHNSQTQLLCSIHDTKNCIDCVENFQKEILNNGWEKGEEIKLYVSNGRFHINEYDFEIKVENHIKNLKSLSEKEIMNLASIIIQTSDNGDPFWVNASRTFFIGIAVIMLEIMDKNQDALPLEKFNIVNIIKMMDETNFEEWIEKFRDVKNKDGEDSFGLNQILTVVNSSEQTQKSIITTAKAETTLYTFTSVQGMLCSTQNLINMEEIAYGEKPTILYLIVPDDDKTFHPLVACFVDQLYKTSVKVATNNKVSGRLKEATLSRQIQFYLDEFGNFPKIPTFAQMITVARSRNIFFMLILQDYGQLKTAYGETESQTIKYNCNASIYIRTNDSSTADELSKEYGEKPIVAFNINDKFNRVEKKDYKNKKEEETTNVTTVPLIRGNEILNLDDNFMIVKKSGKNPALLHSIYSYKVKKFKEYMSYKRSFVPSNSINYKKNHYFNFIDNDYQEWINYIGADKELAEWESLNNLDNLEIENNLDFNNSSIEDYHNYNYKSLLEEQNKNIVLQKQNIKSKHLKEIVQQVEENEELDDENEELTSMFYDIEEKFRNKKSMKDQIEKNYFKLEKIKESYYKYSNLLPNEMTTKQKQEYNSLYEQQLKIAEENKKILERCKNSKY
- a CDS encoding ribonuclease H family protein produces the protein MKNKKYYAVKKGKTPGIYSSWKECEEQIKGFSGQEYKSFLTEEEAQKYLDFNKEVTEIDESNFVLVAYTDGSFDPQTEDIFKAGGVIIKENKIIKKISYKYKEKRWMSSNNIAGEIAAVMEVILWAIKNNYKNILIYVDYEGIIKWSNNEWLAKENISKDFKYFLNEYKKDIIIKFKKVKSHSNNLFNDLADSLAKQGKDFKSASDLINRMYNYVNPFEIDKYIETAITKKFKTLELVNRNNNKIKEEFILKDTVSNDEFTFSISKNGLFTMYQEKEENIKKQGFKFKEYIDKNFSQEIKRKNKIISIKTNIISFEEILKILENYNFNKIDNKQINVKDASDNKLTINFYKNSLVIQGGLTSLFIEVVFLLINYFKNILLDQEIINIIENIIDEFDYEQKENTDFDSDIELLENIPDSLKELIRQTPKLIVIIRNYDDNFKDYCFILTSTFRVLETLIADFIMKKSSKKPPLLIKKDGWIKFNIFNKNKEGERIITDKTISEDNSLLIIEGYNLYKEYRNSYLHGNLLPDNLKKINSLEEVENIFNKILEWIKKINDKI